DNA from Verrucomicrobiaceae bacterium:
GACATGCGTGGTTTTTTCAAAGCGATCCCGCACTAGTGCGATGTCATACTGCGGCGCGACAGCCTTCGCGTTGCCATAGAGCAAGTGCAGCGGCTTCTCATTGCCATGCGCTTCGAACAGGAGGCTCACCACAGGTTTTTCCAATTCAGCCTGCGTTAGCTGGAGCAGTGGATTGTCGCCATTATCTGTCTCCAACCAGATTTCGGCACTGTGGGGCCGCTGATTCAATTCGAGACGTATTTTGGCCTGGGGAGCATCTGGAGTGCTTTTCCAAAAAGCGTAGCCGAGCTGTCGCGAGCGCTGCTGGCCCGTACGCGGGTCTTTTTCCATTTCGTAAGCGGTGAGTGAGCGCTCGAACAAAGTCGAAGACGTCGTGAGATGCAGCGCCTCCACCGGTAGGCCCGCAAGCGGCAGCGTGAGCCGCCAGCGAGAGATTTTGGGCCGTTTTGCATCGGGCTGGCTATCGAACTCGGCGGCGGCCATCGTGGTTTTTCCTGATTGCAGCATGAGATGGCGCACCAGCGTGTCCTCACCCGCGATCACCCGTAGATCTGAGCCATCGGCCTGCGCGTGCGTGAGCGCATGATCATCGAGATCGATGCGAAACACACGCATATCCTTCTTCGCAGGCAGAATCACCCTGCGCCACCGCCATGCGCTGGTATCGAGCTTCACCTCATCGCTGCCTGCATTCGTCGCGGGCAGAGTCGCTTCTTGGCGAAATTCTGGATTCGGCTCCAAAGGAGCAGCGCGGATGCTCGTGGCAGGTGCACGGCGCAGATCGCTGGCCATTTTTGCCAAATCATAGCTCGGCGCAGAAGCCTGTGCATTGCCTACAAGCAAGCGCCACTCGCCAGCCGCATCTGCTTGGAAAAGCAGCGGCAGCGCATGCCGCGTGAGCTCCACACTGTCGAGTTTCAGAGGTGGATTATCGCCGTTGTCGATCGTGAGGGTGATCTGGCGTGTGGCCGAGCTTTCGTTGAGATGCAGCTCCAC
Protein-coding regions in this window:
- a CDS encoding DUF3999 family protein, coding for MKYIVTLALIASNICSLAADHAAWTHQQRLSVSQTGLHRVELDPALLDASVMNLGDLRLLSPTGVEMPYVLLTPTLPKLHEEDAKGLKQTLEGQTTQLEFQLSGSKPVNLLRFGTSDSTFIKAVTLEASRDGSDWQKLAENVILCRQVGFQKMELALPADTWRHFRLRVEDSRTEPVVFTGVHAVGELEQRQVLPHTTRIVAREEKDGSTLLRLDLGAQNLPLASLRLITPESVFDRAASTSLHGIKKPIFRLQYEGHHAEDVELHLNESSATRQITLTIDNGDNPPLKLDSVELTRHALPLLFQADAAGEWRLLVGNAQASAPSYDLAKMASDLRRAPATSIRAAPLEPNPEFRQEATLPATNAGSDEVKLDTSAWRWRRVILPAKKDMRVFRIDLDDHALTHAQADGSDLRVIAGEDTLVRHLMLQSGKTTMAAAEFDSQPDAKRPKISRWRLTLPLAGLPVEALHLTTSSTLFERSLTAYEMEKDPRTGQQRSRQLGYAFWKSTPDAPQAKIRLELNQRPHSAEIWLETDNGDNPLLQLTQAELEKPVVSLLFEAHGNEKPLHLLYGNAKAVAPQYDIALVRDRFEKTTHVATQLGDAEALSPAPPARDSHSGSPWLWAAMAVVVLGLLWVVARLLPKA